Part of the Vigna radiata var. radiata cultivar VC1973A chromosome 11, Vradiata_ver6, whole genome shotgun sequence genome is shown below.
AGATTCAATAGGGAAATAGACGGTACGACACCCAACATTTCATTTCATGTGCCCCCCAATTATGATCCGTGCAAGTACTACTTTTCTGTTCCTGTCTTTGATTGCGTAGACCCTTCTAGATCCTCTTgatatacattattattttattgtaatataatactttattgaaaaataaatgtaaaggaaatgattttaataaacattggtataaaaacatatttttctaaaaaaataacaatccTATTCTCCTCACCTATTTCATATTTCACATCCAAAATTTTCATCATCAGCCTACTTTTTCAATGTACAGAACAGAGAACcacaaaacataaaagaataaatatatataataaattatgtcatAAAACcttagaaaaaaaggaaaagtgaaTTAACATATAATACAAGAGAAAGTAAAAATTTCTGcttattcttaatatatatatatatatatatataaagtatcatggttatatttatttgttttattgattgTGATGCATTGCATTTTTCagattttaatatctttataacATCTACCACATTTTAACTATGATTAACAGAAGTACAATCCCTATATCATTAAGAGTAACTCGGTTATGAGTATTCATACAAGTAATCTTGTTGTacatgttttataattataatatagattaaacagattatataatatatttaacgtGTGTTTTACTATGCAATTACAAATTATGTAATAactttattattcaattttttcataaatttatcataatatttttttaatttgtatgtatTTTAACCATTCATCACATGTATATGGTGTGTCAGgaaatatgttaaaaagaaaaataacaaatttttgttatattttttaggtttaaatatttttttacccTTAAGTTATAAACGGATATTCAATTTAGtgtctgtttttaaaaatataaatctttaattcctaagttataaaaaatatatgaaatgagtccttttttgacttgaaatattgtttttggttgtttcttaacaactgctacatctttacattgctctgatttgtttcttaataataacacaactttatattgctctttgtactttgaccataaacataaaaaaagaactcatttgatacatgttttataacttagaaatcaaaggtttatatttttaaaagcggagactaaactgaacatccattCATAACTTAggacaaaaaaaagtttaaacctattttttataaaaaaaaatatatttttaataatttttttataattatttatgtaacaTCATGTaattggtttgttttaaatataccaactaatgaaatttattgtgaaaaaaatgattaaaaaaggtttttaaaatattattatcttttttataatgagtggaaaaatttgaaagataaatatatagtaGTAAGGATTTAATGATGATGTATGGTCACAATTATAAAAAGTAGTGATTGGTATAATTACgaagatgaaaattaaaaaggcAAGAAAGTTGTTATAATGTTTTAAGATCTCATTACAATataaaactgttatttttttttttacacaagaTAAAACTGAAAAGTGCAGTGCAGTGGGAGAAAAGAAGATCAGAAGAGAGAAAAGCATGGATAATGGAAATGAGAAGGATGAAAGGGAAACAGTTAAAGAGGGTGAAATGGTGAAGAAGATAACAATAACGTTAGTGTGTGGTAATGGGAAGGGTTCAAGAAGAgggtcatcatcatcttcttctagTTTTTGTCAGGCAGATGAATGTGGTGTGAACTTGAACATGGCCAAGAGTTACAACCGCCGTCACAAGGTTTGTGACAGACATTCTAAGGCTCCTGTTGTTTTACTTTCTGGCATTCGTCAAAGGTTCTGCCAACAATGTAGCAAGTATGTATCATCTCATATATAACATCAACAATGTCTACTCTTTCTTCCACTTCTGCTGGTAATACCAACATTTTCATTATGTctttatcacaaattttaccttttttccATGTTAATGTATGCTTTGAATATTATGTGTCCTTAAGGGTATAATGTGAGATTAGGGGAGGGTTTTGGAGACATTAGGTTAAGGAGGGATGAATTAATTACCAGATAATCCTAATTCATTCTTGTAAATTCGGTTTATTTCTGGTGTGCATCGATTTATCTTTGGTGTACACCAGTTTATTCTGGAAAGATTAGTATGGAATAGATTTTAGTATTggataatcatattttaacaactcttttttaacaactttttgacaacaggatacgtgttacaattttattggtctgtttgaatttattccaaaaaaatatttgaaacggacgaatcacaaactgccacgtatgcgttgtcaaaaaagagttgttaaagagaatTTTTCGTTTAgtattatattagaaaatgagtttaaaCATTTGAAGTGAAGATTTCTTTATGTTGTATactataattagttttttatttaagtaaaatgagATCTCCTCCCTTTGATAATATGTTATTGTTTTGGAATATTGAATGGCACACAGGTTCCATGAACTTGCAGAATTTGATGATACGAAAAGAAGTTGCAGGAAAACATTGGCTGAGCATAATGAACGAAGAAGAAAAAGTCGCACAGACATGTCCTTAGGAGGTGAATAACATCGTACACATGTTCATCTCAAGTGACCAatttcaaacttaaaattttctAGAGTAGTTCTTGTACCTTAACTTTGGATTACATAGAACATTGTTTAGTTTGAATGATGCAAACTGGTTTTGAAAAAATGGGAAATGATTGGAATTTGTCACTATATCTCTCTATAATTAACTATGTCCTGTGACTGAGTTTTGGTGGTTGAATATAAATATGCAAACTTCAAGTTTATTATTAGGTTATGTTACAAATTGTGTGAAGGGAAAGATGATGACActgtttttatgaatttattagaagaaggaataaaaaaggtaattaagaatcagttaaaattaattttatatgtaatttcatttaaaaaactatttcacttatattaaaatgattttaacttttccataaactcattttaacttgtaagaaaatcattttttttgtttataaatgtgtttattaagaaatttatttgaatagaatTACAATATAGTGTGATgctaatatgtttttaattattttgaaaaaaataaatatgtatttagttattatttcaaattgatGTATTTtgatcttaaatttttaaaaatataatatatagttttgttaatttaattgtattaaaatttgttgatgtgttaaatatgtttttcaacaACATTAAAATGAACATATATTGAATggtataaataattcaaatactaATATTGAAATGTAATCTATTTTTTAGTGGGGTTTTTAGAGTGTGTTTTTTAGGAgtcttatgttttttctttttacgttGATCTAGTATCCTTTAAATAATGTAGTATATGTATTAAGGTTAAGTGGACACTCATAGTAAAAGTTTCAGTTTCTCTCTCAACTCTTTAAGTTGGTATCCAAAGCCAGTTAGGTTCTATTGTCAGTTGCCATTGTTCGTTGTCCACTATCGTTATCTATTGTCACTGTTTGTCGTTGTCACCCGCGTTGTCTGTCGCTCCCACTTTTTCTCCGTCGAAGTCAAGGGTTAGGTGCGCCTTGACGAGCGCGACCTGTCCCTGGTGGTCACCGCTTCATTCTCCTCCTGATGTGTCATCACGCGCAGCTTCTTTTCGGCCAGCCTCGGGTGCGTGGGCTTCACGCACTGCTCACCCGTGCAGGAACACCACCGCGCCATTGTCGGTTGTTTTGCCTCAGTCTCCTGAGTGTGTTGACAATAGCTCTGATGTAGGGTTTCTACCCTCAAATCAgttcttccttcttctatttGGCATTAGAATGGCTTATGGTTTTGGAACATCTTCTCTATCTGCTACCCCTACGATTACTTCTGTAAAACTCAGTTGAAAAAACTATCTATCTTGGTCTTCTTCAGTGGAGTTATAGTTTCTTGGTCAAGGATACCATGATCATcttgaacaagatatttccaTTGTACTCAATGAAGAGAAATCTCAATGGCAAAAGCTTGATTTTCAATTATGCATTGTCTTATGGCAATCTATCAAACAAAAGGTCTTAGAAATTTTGAGACCCTACAAAACGTGTTCTTCCTTTTGGAAAAGAGCACAATATATCTTTGTTAATGATGTGCAACGTCTCTACGATGCAACTCAAAGAGTGACTTCCCTCAAACAAGCCAATCATGATATGGTGATCATTCACATAGGAAAGGCATGTGTTGTCATAGAGgaattgaagaatttctttgTGGGTGATTCTTTAAAAGGCATAAACAAGAAGCTTGATAAATTTTACATGGTCTTAATTCTAAGAAGTCTATACTCAGATTTTGATCATGTTTGTGATAAATGTTAGTTAGTGATCAAGTCCCATCAATGGACAGCCTAGTTACTCGACCTCTTTGAGTACCTTCATTAGTTAAAGATGAAAATTCAATTGATGGTATTGAAACATCAGCTATGGTAGCACCataaggaagaggaggaggcaGAGGCAACCAAGGAGGACGTGGTGGTCGTGGTCGTCCTCAATGCACATATTGTAAGAAAATAGGCTATACTCGAGAAAAATGTTATGCCTTACATGGACATCCAGACAAAGCTGCTCATGTTTCTAAATCTGATGATCTAGaatccaaaatttcaaatgaagagTACCAAGAATTTTTGAGGTACAAGTCTGGAAAATCTTCTAATCCTGGCCAATTCTCCTCCATGTCCAATGTGTCAACTGCCTGCATATCTCAATCTGTGGAAGGTCACAGTCCATAGATCCTTGACTCATGTGTCTCAGACCATATCTCTACTaacatttcttcattttcttccatacCTTCTACGAAAATCCCTCATTTCATTACATTTGCCAATGGATCCAAAGTGGCATCTCAGGGAATTGGGAGAGTTTCCTTATCTCcttcactaaatttaaattttgttttgcatATTCCTCATTGTCCTTACAATTTAATCTCCTTGAGTCAATTGACTCGttccttaaatttttttgtcacCTTTACAGCTAGTTCCTTTGTTATATAGGAACTTGTACGGGTCGTCTGATTGGAGAAGGACATGAGTCTCGAGGAATTCATTTCTTAAAACATAGTTCTTCAGTTTCTTGTTTACAACTTCGTCCCCAAAACTTTTGCATGATCGTTTGGACCATCCAAGTTTTTccaagttgaagatgatggttcTGAGTCTCAAGAACATTCAAGTCTTAGATTATGAGTCTTGTCAGTTAGGAAAATATGTTAGATCTTCTTAACCTTAAAGGTCTGAAACGcgatttaattttcctttctcaACTATTCActctgatatttggggaccaagTTATGTTATTTCgtttggttttaattattttgtaacattcattgatgaattctctcgatgtacttgggtttatttaatgaaagagaGATCTAAACTTTTGtccatatttatatattttttaatgaaattaagaaccaATTTGGGAAGACAATTAAAATCCTCTGTAGTGATAATgctaaagaatatttttctacaacgttttcttcattcttatctTCCCAAGGAATTTTACATCAGTCAACATGCCCTCACACTCCACAACAAAACGATTTGCAGAGAGAAAGAATAGATATCTCATTGAAACTTCACGCTCCCTGATTTTGAATACTAATATTCTTGTGCATCATTGGGGCGATGCAGTCCTCACTGTCTGTTTTCTAATTAATGGAatgtcttcttcctcttttgaGAATAATATTCCTCaatttatcatttttccaaACGACACTTTATTCCATGTCTCCCCACGTGTATTTAGGTGTATGTGTTTTGTCCATAATGTTTCTCCAGGTCTTGATAAGGTCTTCGCAAAAGCTATATGTTTTCTGGGAATACTCTCAtcttcaaaaagggtataaatgTTATTCTCCCTTCACCAAGAGCTATTATATGTCTGTTGatgtcacattctttgaggATACACCTTTTTTCTTATCCTCCATGGAGGATCGTTCATCTGTTCAACAAATGTTTCCTCTATCATCATGTGATCCCTTGGGTATTCCTGCTTTTATACCACAAACTCAAAATATGAGTGACATTATTCCTCAACCTCTTCTCACATATAAGCGCCGAAGACAATCTCAAACTCAGAACAGTGGAGATCCTCGAGACTTATATCCTCCTCCATCAGATCCCCAGACCATGGACCCTTCATCCTCCTTGACTCATTATAATTTACCCATTGCCCTTCAGAAAGGTTTTTGCTCTACTCGTAATCCATAtcctgtttataattttttgagttaTCATTGTTTGTCTCCTCcctatttctcttttgtttcgTCTTTATCCTCCCTTAAGATTCCTAATAATATTCATGAGGCACTTGATCATCTCGGATGGCGACAAGTCATGGTTGATGAAATACAAGCACTTGACTATGGGACCTTGTCCCTCTTCCTCCTAGAAAGAAGCCTTTTGGTTGTAGATGAGTTTATGCTATTAAAGTTGGTCCTACTAGTGAAATTGATAATCTCAAAGCTTGTATAGTAGCTAAGGAATATACTCAAGTTTATGGCCTTGACTattgtgatactttttctcctgCGGCTAAAACCAGTACGGTTCGTATTTTGCTTGCTATGACTGCCATTTGTCAGTGGACACTTTACCAGTTGGACATTAAAAATGTCTTTCTTCATAGTGATCTAAAGGAGGAGATATACATTGAGCAACCTCCTAAGTTTGTTGCTCAAGGAAGTCCATGTTAATTTGTAAATTGCGTCGTTCCCTCTATGGCTTGAAGCAATCACCTTGAGCTTGGTTTAGTAAATTTAGTCGGGTTGTGCaaaattttggattgaaacGATGTGAGGTGAATCATTTAGTGTTTCACGGTTATTCTTATccttaaaataatgtttatcttatggtgtatgttgatgatattgttattataGGGAATGACGTCACTAGAATTACTCAATTAAAGAATCATTTGTTCAACCACTTTCAGACTAAAGATTTGGGTTgtctaatatattttcttggTATTGAAGTGGCACAGTCAAAAGAGGGTGTCATCATTTCACAAAGGAAATATGCTCTTGGTGTTTTAGAGGAAACATGCCTGACAAATTGCAAGCCCATTAATAGTCCTATGGActcaaatcaaaagttaatgagAGATCAAAGTGAACATTTCTCAGACCCAAAGAGATATAGAAGGTTGATTGGAAAACTCGTCTATCTTACAATAACAAGACATGGTCTTTCTTATCCAGTGGGACTTTTGAGTTAATTTATGCAAAATCCACATGTTGACCATTGGAATGCAATGATTCGCATTCTCATATACGTAAAAGGAAACCCAAGACATGGATTGTTGTATGAGAACAAGGGAAGCACTCGGATCGAaggatattgtgatgcagattggacTGGCTGTCCAATTGATCGAAGATCTACTACAAGATGTTGTGTTTTACTTGGAGGGGAACCttgtatcttggaaaagtaagaaacaaagtgttgttgCTTGATCTAGTGCTGAAGTTGAATACCAATATATGGCTTTAACTACATGCGAACTTGTGTGGATCAGACAACTTCTTcaagaattgaaattttgtgaaaatgagtCGTTGAAACTGTACTGTGACAACCAAGCAGCCCTTCATATTGCCTCAAATCCAATGTTTCATGAGAGAACAAAATacatagaaattgattgtcattttattagagagaaGTTGTTGTCTAAGGAACTTGTTACTGAGTTTGTCAACTCTAATGAACAACTCAGAGACATTCTGACCAAATTTCTAAGGAGtcctaaaatttaatatataatttatatgctCCAACTTGAAAAAGAATGTTGAAATGTGATGTATTTTTTAGTGGGCTTTTTAGAATGGGTTTTTTAAGAgccttttatttttcctttttatgttGATCTATTATTCCTTAGGATAGTATGTGTATTAAAGTTAAgtgaacaataataataaaaatttcagttTCTCTCTCAAATGTTTAACTACTACAAATATGTTTTatacatcaaaataaattaatataattgcattaaaaaaattatattcattcagttttaaaatttaaaaattaaaatatatcaaaattatgaatataaactaattttaattttacatcaaaattaaaaattaaaaaaaatacttaaagcatgtttaattttattgaaaatgttaGTTATAACGAAGTAAAACTTTTACGACAGATTGAGGTGCTGCTCACAATTTACAGCGTCACTatcaaaggaaaagaaagtctCCTTTCACAGTGATAGACATAATTTAACTTCTCATTATAAGAAAAAgggataaatatgtttttagtccctatactttggaacgattttggttttagtccctctttcaaactaaggtataatttagtccttcaactttagaaaactccggttttagtcttttttatcattttttttaactttatttgctgttttaaacgcgtttctcagttaacattgaaccaaaaatgtgtcaaacagtgtaaacaatccaaatactataatgaaacgtgcttcaaacagcaaataaattttaaaaaaaattggtaaaaaagactaaaaccagagtttttaaagttgaaggactaaattgtaccttagtttaaaagatggactaaaaccaaaatcgctccaaagtatatgaactaaaaacatatttaaccctaagaaaaatgaaatattaatattttttcaaataattttgtcTTGTGATTTGGATAACTAGTTTAAGTGATAGTGCAAAATCAAAGTGATACGTCacttcatttaataataaaattaaacaataaatatacggaatagaaaaatataaaaatatttcatatttaataaaaatatttataaatacataaatttattaaacacttaaaatctaattatgctaactatttttcttttgtggtATAATGTAACACCTTATTAGTATAATTACAATACTAATTAGAATATTAACTGTTATGATAGTAAGCATAAACATTGACTTAAATAAATGCATTGTATTTACAATTTCTAatcgttttttaaaatataaaacaaattattattcaaaataaaagtttgtttaCTTCTTGAATTATGTCAAAATACAACtatataaaaaagtgaaattaaaattctaaaaaaatcaattaacatAGACTATTATTTACACTTACATCATGatttgttcatatatatatatatatatatatatatatatatatatatatatatatataacatatcatCAAGATGGACAAGACCACAACTAAACCAAAAAAAGTATAAGATAACACAACTATAACATCTCTTATAgtctatcatattatattaaaaacaattctcATCAATTCTTCCATctagtatattaaaaaatatacaataatcataGCTCTCATTATTCATAAGACTCAGAAATTTGGCTCTAGATCTAGAAGATACATCTATTAACTAGTCTCATCTATTGACTAGTCTCAGATTTTGTACTTGTCTTGTCATATCATCTTACGCTTCCAAAAAAGTTGCTCTCATAGAGAATAAACTAAGACTAATGTCTTCTTCAAGTGTGACAGAATAAATTCTTTATGCATAATTTGATCTTACTTCATATCGAAGCACCAATTTATAAGAATCTCTTTTGACTCGTACAtctaaatatctttatttatgtGAGTTAGAAATGAGTCAGGATAATCTTATCAGAGGAAAACAGacattaagaaaataatcttTTCAAGGCAAGCCCACAAATAAGaacagaaaatataaattaaaacacacaTGAAATTTAACGTGGTTTGACTCGTTCAATTTTTCTAAACTAAATTGCAAACTCTTCTTATGCAATATTTTGTGGACCAAACCCTTCATAATGAAATTTTTcggaaaaaaattacaaacattcCAATGACACACAACTACTCAAATTCCCCATGCACTCACGAGACCTATTTAGTTGTCGTGACAACTTCAAAAACAACTCTTTGTTTTTATAATCTTTGTTTTTATAAGAATCTCTTTTGACTCTTACAACTAAATATCTTTCTTTATGTGAGTTAGAAATTAACAGAGTCAAGATAATCTTACTAAAGGGAAACAcacattaagaaaataatattttcaaagtaCGCCCACAAATAAgagcaaaaaatataaattaaaacaccCATGAAATTTAACGTGGTTTGACATGTGCATTTTTTCTAAACTAAATTGCAGACTCTTCTTGTGTAATATTTTGTGAACCAAACCCTTCATAATGAAATTTTTCTGACAAAAATTAGAAACCTTCCAATGACACACAACTTCCCAAGTCCCTCATACACACAAGAGACCTATTTAGTTGTGGTGACAACTCCAAAAACAActctttgtttttataatatttttctaccACTATCTTCTTCATATTACTCAATGTGCATCTTTGGTGAATACTCACTTGAGAACCAGCATATCCTTCGTTCAGCAAAACTTTCACCTATTCTAAAACAAACATCTGGCACACAACAAATATGCTTGAATCATTATTGTCATCAGTGATTTACACAGCTCATTAACGATAACAATTTTTCCCCGTCATCAACCCTTACTGCTCTGTACATCTGAGTCGTTGTCGACAACTTCAACATAACAACTCATTGATACTAAAGGAGAATCCATCATCAAAACCACCTCAGCCAAGTTAACCCTACCACACATGCTGAAATC
Proteins encoded:
- the LOC106776693 gene encoding squamosa promoter-binding-like protein 3; protein product: MDNGNEKDERETVKEGEMVKKITITLVCGNGKGSRRGSSSSSSSFCQADECGVNLNMAKSYNRRHKVCDRHSKAPVVLLSGIRQRFCQQCSKFHELAEFDDTKRSCRKTLAEHNERRRKSRTDMSLGDKAAHVSKSDDLESKISNEEYQEFLRYKSGKSSNPGQFSSMSNVSTACISQSVEGHSP